From Plasmodium brasilianum strain Bolivian I chromosome 7, whole genome shotgun sequence, the proteins below share one genomic window:
- a CDS encoding N-glycosylase/DNA lyase has protein sequence MRVPTHRFTLAPCNIFRKNEIAYKINNTVLIILAVLIIGSTNNIGSTNNIGSTNNIGSINNIGSTNNIGSTNNIGSTNNIGSTNNIGSTNNIGSTNNIGSTNNIGSTNNIGSTNNIGSTNNIGSTNNIGGTNNIGSTNNIGSTNNIGSTNNIGGTNNIGSTNNIGSTNNIGSTKNVEKEVGKKKDNKHIKRRIKEEKNKICNPHSSITKNYWERKNLIHVDESIHVIKNYENNWKLLNVKADDLQLRYCLLIGQEFCFSEVEYNTYIGTINKKIYLFKETDSNIFYQCVYDRYKILPLENEKGNMNSTRNTYKEDYSSNYYQDVHDFFNLHFPLNKHVDIWRKKDKRMNEITNKIKGLRILKTDSTESFFSFLCSTNNNIPRITLMIDCLKRRYGKFLATVIFQNEDIIIKMINKEKCAQDYKYDMRENSEQRYGTKKDCQNGNVEERTCQSMNTEERAYQSISIQKENLQRLKDEKLREQKLKVKKEFQRNNHTDEETKAEKPLSNKGQSRGNNSINNDNKIFYENLKTMIKEERGMKMFTFYEFPSIQILAKLKEEDLRNLGFGYRSNYVIESAKILTKMGSEKWIEDLKKEDKTKNCINKLIQFPGIGLKVANCICLFGLNKFDCIPIDTHIYDIIYKYYKNIIGDDKIAHSLSNTDKNGKNGKNGKNGKNGKNGKNGKNGKNDKIDQIGKNNETDQIGKIENIILEKNNAKNGKHSNNNNQKKNSQFCDNSKMKRQTTVIHTQKLQKKALTTSLYIKLYTKLKNLFGPNCGWAQTILFASELKKFSYLFE, from the exons ATGCGAGTACCCACTCACCGGTTTACTCTAGCCCCCTGTAACATTTTtcgtaaaaatgaaattgcatataaaataaataata CAGTACTAATAATATTGGCAGTATTAATAATTGGCAGTACTAATAATATTGGCAGTACTAATAATATTGGCAGTACTAATAATATTGgcagtattaataatattggcAGTACTAATAATATTGGCAGTACTAATAATATTGGCAGTACTAATAATATTGGCAGTACTAATAATATTGGCAGTACTAATAATATTGGCAGTACTAATAATATTGGCAGTACTAATAATATTGGCAGTACTAATAATATTGGCAGTACTAATAATATTGGCAGTACTAATAATATTGGCAGTACTAATAATATTGGCGGTACTAATAATATTGGCAGTACTAATAATATTGGCAGTACTAATAATATTGGCAGTACTAATAATATTGGCGGTACTAATAATATTGGCAGTACTAATAATATTGGCAGTACTAATAATATTGGAAGTACTAAAAATGTTGAAAAAGAGGTgggtaaaaaaaaggataacaAACATATcaaaagaagaattaaagAAGAGAAGAACAAAATATGTAATCCCCATTCAAGTATCACAAAGAATTATtgggaaagaaaaaatttaattcatGTGGATGAGTCCATCcatgttataaaaaattatgagaaCAATTGGAAATTACTAAATGTTAAAGCAGATGATTTACAGTTAAGATACTGCTTATTAATAGGTCAAGAATTTTGTTTTAGTGAAGTGGaatataacacatatataggaacaataaataaaaaaatatatctatttaaagaaacagacagcaatatattttatcagtGTGTTTATGatagatataaaatattaccgttagaaaatgaaaaagggaATATGAACAGTACACGCAATACATATAAAGAAGATTATTCAAGCAATTATTATCAGGATGTACATGACTTCTTTAATTTGCATTTTCCTTTAAACAAACATGTTGATATTtggagaaaaaaagataaaagaaTGAACGAAAttactaataaaattaaaggatTAAGGATATTAAAAACGGATTCTACTGAAtcttttttctcctttttgtGCTCAACAAACAATAACATTCCGAGGATAACTTTGATGATTGACTGTTTGAAAAGACGCTATGGAAAATTTCTTGCCACTGTTATATTTCAAAACGaagatataattataaaaatgataaataaggAGAAGTGTGCACAGGATTACAAGTATGACATGAGGGAAAATTCCGAGCAGCGTTATGGTACAAAAAAGGATTGTCAAAATGGAAACGTGGAAGAGCGCACTTGCCAAAGTATGAACACGGAAGAGCGTGCCTACCAAAGTATAAGCATTCAGAAGGAAAACTTGCAAAGGCTGAAAGATGAAAAACTGAgagaacaaaaattaaaggtGAAGAAAGAATTCCAGAGAAACAATCATACTGATGAAGAAACTAAAGCGGAAAAACCCCTATCAAACAAGGGACAAAGTAGAGGTAATAATtctataaataatgataacaaaatattttatgaaaatttaaaaacaatgATAAAAGAAGAGAGAGGAATGAAAATGTTTACTTTTTATGAATTCCCAAGCATACAAATATTAgctaaattaaaagaagagGATTTAAGAAATTTAGGTTTTGGTTACAGAAGTAATTATGTTATAGAGAgtgcaaaaatattaacaaaaatggGCAGCGAAAAATGGATAgaagatttaaaaaaggaagacaaaacaaaaaattgcataaataaattaatacaatTTCCAGGTATAGGCTTAAAAGTAGCCAACTGCATTTGTCTATTCGGTTTGAACAAATTTGATTGTATACCTATagatacacatatatatgatattatttataaatattataaaaacatcATAGGTGATGATAAAATCGCGCATTCTTTGAGTAACACTGACAAAAATggcaaaaatggaaaaaatggcaaaaatggaaaaaatggcaaaaatggaaaaaatggcaaaaatggcaaaaatgacaaaattgACCAAATTGGTAAAAACAACGAAACTGACCAAATtggaaaaatagaaaatattatcctggaaaaaaataacgcaaaaaatggaaaacactcaaataataataaccaAAAAAAGAATTCCCAATTTTGTGATaattcaaaaatgaaaaggcaGACAACTGTTATACATACTCAAAAACTTCAGAAAAAAGCTTTGACAACATccttatacataaaattatatacgaAGCTAAAAAATCTATTTGGTCCAAACTGCGGGTGGGCACAAACAATTCTTTTCGCATCTGAATTGAAGAAATTTAGTTACTTGTTTGAATGA
- a CDS encoding zinc finger protein — MDDYECNYRYDLENYSSNFGENIMCYNESNYVNGNREYNNFENDFCFFGDTIEEDSKEEKDCEYINTKSNQNNLKISKELSISPNNNSSNFKKRKVINDSSHKGNKKLKKNDLCIVCMQNERKYKFTCCYEYYCSVPCFNKHNQKECLDQRRKKLCMLQVESMNGDSTSTPTATLAATTYSNNDNFFFSYYEQNEQSPCPDYIQSECLTNEQKHKLKEDLALKLLLKNNYVRSVFKQFSLSNDKISYLSHYINDPTVVQVIDQIMKTIES; from the coding sequence ATGGATGATTATGAATGCAATTACAGATACGACCTAGAAAATTATAGCAGTAACTTTGGTGAGAATATTATGTGTTACAATGAATCAAATTATGTTAATGGAAATAGGGAGtacaataattttgaaaatgacTTCTGTTTCTTTGGTGATACTATAGAAGAAGATagtaaagaagaaaaagattgtgaatatataaatacaaaaagtaatcagaataatttaaaaatttcaaagGAATTAAGTATCTCtcctaataataatagctcaaattttaagaaaagaaaagttaTTAATGATTCTTCTCATAAAggcaataaaaaattaaaaaaaaatgacctGTGTATAGTTTGTATGCAAAACGAGAGAAAGTATAAATTTACATGCTGCTATGAATATTATTGTTCAGTACCCTGTTTCAATAAGCACAATCAGAAAGAGTGTTTGGACCAGAGAAGGAAAAAACTGTGCATGTTACAGGTAGAAAGTATGAATGGGGATTCTACGTCGACTCCTACTGCTACTCTTGCTGCGACAACTTATAGTAATAacgataatttttttttttcctattatgaacaaaatgagcAGTCCCCATGTCCAGATTATATACAGAGTGAATGCCTTACTAACGAGCAAAAGCACAAATTAAAGGAAGACCTAGCTTTAAAACTACTCCTAAAAAACAATTACGTGCGTTCAGTTTTTAAACAGTTTTCCTTATCAAATGACAAGATCTCTTATCTCTCCCATTACATAAATGATCCCACAGTTGTGCAAGTGATTGACCAAATAATGAAGACGATCGAAAGTTAA
- a CDS encoding merozoite organizing protein — protein MMKSYKLKKTNERNQEERLKGANDRSVPNLMNLKIRNENIHIKNIIRTIHYVYTNKYDSETGFSYIKDILKNIIKGNIYDIEYKRYINEYCIYELCSRVLLKIIKSNAKDENFNNIMDFLFDILYYCDILLCESSRKKKKKCTNYSDNTNSNQEYELVTKLWNRLLDNIFLKDKKQRINLCKIIKALVKKACALQIDVSNKLCKKHVNIFLSLLNDKDHNIRVLCLNILEPFQDFNTRASYLKCLDDSHNVVRINAIKNISMCVEDSNVNMNNTATTTTTNSTNTNNNTYEYLIVLKNFLVRINDINHNVRVSVYEKLKNFYFYIPSDMKFELLLCGLNDKDKSVRESCYSMIIHWVQMFDDKIENLLLHLINSDIDNDIIVEQICKVHLTHIRKGIIRNVSIDFTDIKKGSEQIGFVDEDEQVKYGVHDTCANIKDNAHDRDNYIEKDSVNYNLSSNTKDTGDYNMNVSANDNVDESPYNDVWFNYCINNLFSLNAAELYILRVYVQHFSDEQEKEKIDALQVINCIYYYLHLSKFNEKLYYNRKNYINCVENNETDQADNQNLFCSCGKNKIDMKTLEEQRKKKFIESSIFDDEYCDKCIYYSTVKVSKLPLEGVDKSVRYDGSNTSSRGGNSTSGNANDDANTLESVLINEDNINENYNYICNIKNLLLICKYLDIIETYQVDKILQCCSTVLLRGPLREVIIKCMLNNTGVNYYKLQKGHVTCAYWLSNSYIYACLELLRQMIYIKNKNDDRNDIEINLTNQILSIISDIKEPFENTENENEFIHTNINLMEEEKKLNKNIMRNEKQDKNPLTLVFNNIMNVENDTIFDIIRKKNLNTLSIEHLLVLCKKMQHKLDVTEAKIKDLTEMEKERGNETVPCGYEATTPVDASAPHMDEVWSGDGTKNGGSINNIETYGNDESTTISAFHEQIRLHTEIFLKQITMLSLLRLELKRRWLRILFILECFLCKSKSHCSFDSALREFPNELLLPALNFCCSIMPEWDDKEIEDQFYDIIVSKCLGNWCMFISNDDELKKQIYAYKTAIVDTCEVLNNCLLHIERIHSNVYPSIYSKANIDLVVVGDKGQIGNRNISNEEGNYGKAENYNSNSNINSGNTYKCNNNEEDDGISSYIFYDYNPPNECLLNYFATNQNAWYEYKVLLEKLEINTLRCEIYICVLGDLLMTHPNLYNDELIIYAVENIWNYLMGTINTSKYIQSICLRVFCKLLLTEYLGNYIYKLSNEEIYKLMKISSNRLRALFEMCFLISPSTYNCVQDFKKISTCTITNINSHDKLFLFSVFSMYPSMSETNLLVFHYTLEEVILKTCEGVLKYKLKTINFTNILTFMIFTILHKANIQFLVANFVKYIKWILLIIIEKGVALTNKSKIIELVFKIIQIYLFHDLNDLKNFEKNKSYENKDIKKRGRKKKTNTEDIQNDKKEQIDREIEKEYEKEFEKEMEKFQNNKEEGEHKTFTIFLKSILTNVNTTIKDLKIFYVLINFSMHSPDIIKSKNEIRYCEMIKECIDKKIEEIKSYFIKKGYIVRNGNEGEIQGKEDENGKKKENENDIENEKQTQSSSRTNGGNLLNVKEIEELKEEYIYEEIIEDYANYIGTLPSRSFSYPLIPRGIDNEGEMTKQEILDQINCNSISNINNIDRVNNIDRVNNSDRVNNIDRVNNIDRVNTDRVNTDRVNNIDRVNNIDRVNNIDSINNNNNCNYASLRASEVSVGLQRGEANTDLWRNGGSANYKGLVKNTARRSNESDGYNNAQVKNILEEFADANDSLLDISRNSCMDRDENYINKNKTHIKSIPNDNSVMNNNHALNFTTRNSDETVLYHDKDYSTYVGDSGEHIKNAEKKNDHHDYVNTTTNNNNTDIKHMLEKLNITSSEDSPENEPSSSSLNDYESAKNYADLNDDNSSCSSFNSNDSTAMAFKRLNKLKRTSYTNVVSK, from the coding sequence ATGATGAAATCGTATAAGCTGAAAAAGACGAATGAAAGAAATCAAGAAGAGAGATTGAAAGGAGCAAATGACCGTAGTGTGCCTAACTTGATGAACTTAAAAATtcgaaatgaaaatattcacataaaaaatatcataagaACAATACATTATgtgtatacaaataaatacgaTAGTGAAACCGGATTTTCctatataaaagatatattaaaaaatataataaaaggtaatatatatgatattgaATATAAGAGATATATCAACGAATactgtatatatgaattatgcTCAAGGGTTCTTTTAAagattataaaaagtaatgctaaggatgaaaattttaataatattatggacttcttatttgatatattatattactgTGATATATTACTATGTGAGAgtagtagaaaaaaaaaaaagaaatgtacGAACTATAGTGATAACACTAATAGCAATCAAGAATATGAACTCGTTACAAAATTGTGGAATAGATTAttagataatatatttcttaaagaCAAGAAACAAcgaataaatttatgtaaaattataaaagcaTTAGTTAAAAAAGCATGTGCATTACAAATTGATgtttcaaataaattatgcaaaaaacatgtgaatatatttttatccttaCTAAATGATAAGGATCATAATATTCGAGTGTTATGTTTGAATATACTAGAGCCCTTTCAAGATTTTAATACAAGAGCTAGTTACTTGAAATGTTTAGACGACTCTCATAATGTTGTCCGAATTAAtgctataaaaaatatatcaatgtGTGTAGAAGACAGTAatgtaaatatgaataatactgctactactaccaCAACGAATAGTACCAacactaataataatacatatgaatatttaatagttctaaaaaattttttagttagaataaatgatataaatcaTAATGTACGAGTAAgtgtatatgaaaaattaaaaaatttttatttttatatacccTCGGATATGAAATTTGAGTTATTACTTTGTGGACTAAATGATAAAGACAAGTCAGTAAGAGAAAGCTGCTATAGCATGATCATCCACTGGGTTCAAATGTTTGAtgataaaattgaaaatttattgttACACCTTATAAATAGTGATATAGATAATGATATCATAGTAGAACAAATATGTAAAGTTCATTTGACTCATATTAGAAAAGGGATTATAAGAAATGTATCCATAGATTTTACTGATATCAAAAAGGGCTCTGAACAGATTGGTTTCGTGGATGAGGATGAGCAAGTAAAATATGGGGTCCACGATACCTGTGCAAACATAAAGGATAATGCACATGATAGAGATAATTATATAGAGAAAGACAGTGTTAACTACAATTTGAGCAGTAACACAAAGGACACAGGTGACTATAACATGAATGTGAGTGCTAACGATAACGTTGATGAGAGCCCCTACAACGACGTGTGGTTTAACTACTGCataaacaatttattttctctgAATGCTGCAGAGCTATATATTCTGAGGGTATATGTTCAACATTTTTCGGACGAGCaagagaaggaaaaaatcGACGCGTTACAAGTAATTAactgtatttattattatttgcaccttagtaaatttaatgaaaaattatactaCAACAGAAAGAATTATATCAACTGTGTTGAGAATAATGAAACTGATCAAGCGGACAATCAGAACTTGTTTTGTTCATGTGGCAAAAATAAGATCGACATGAAAACATTGGAAGaacaaaggaaaaagaagttTATAGAAAGCTCTATTTTTGATGACGAGTACTGTGATAAGTGCATATACTATAGTACAGTAAAGGTGAGCAAGTTACCCCTAGAGGGAGTAGACAAGTCCGTTCGATATGATGGCTCAAACACTAGTAGTAGAGGTGGAAATAGCACAAGTGGAAATGCGAATGATGACGCAAACACTCTGGAGAGCGTGCTGATAAATGAAGATAACATAAACGAAAACTACAATTACATATGcaacattaaaaatttattgctCATATGCAAATACTTGGATATCATAGAGACATATCAGGTggataaaatattacaatgtTGTTCAACAGTCTTGTTAAGAGGCCCATTGAGGGAAGTTATCATTAAATGTATGTTGAATAATACCGGtgtaaattattacaaaCTGCAAAAGGGGCATGTGACATGTGCATATTGGTTAAgtaatagttatatatatgcttgttTAGAGTTATTAAGacaaatgatatatattaaaaacaaaaatgatgaTAGAAATGATATAGAAATTAACTTAACCAATCAAATACTAAGTATTATATCTGATATAAAAGAGCCATTTGAAAATacagaaaatgaaaatgaatttatacATACGAATATTAACTTAATggaggaggaaaaaaaactaaataaaaatataatgagaaATGAGAAGCAGGATAAGAATCCTTTAACTTTAGTGTTTAACAACATAATGAATGTAGAAAATGATACAATATTTGacataataagaaaaaaaaatttaaataccTTATCCATTGAGCATTTATTAGTTTTGTGCAAGAAAATGCAGCATAAGTTGGATGTCACTGAGGCCAAGATCAAGGATCTAACTGAGATGGAAAAGGAAAGGGGAAATGAGACTGTTCCGTGTGGGTACGAGGCTACTACGCCTGTGGATGCATCTGCCCCACACATGGATGAGGTTTGGTCAGGAGACGGAACAAAAAACGGAGGGAGTATCAACAACATCGAAACATATGGCAATGATGAATCCACCACCATTTCAGCGTTCCACGAACAGATACGATTGCACacagaaatatttttaaaacaaataactATGCTTAGTTTGCTTCGACTTGAGCTAAAAAGGAGGTGGCTTcgtatattattcatattagaATGTTTCTTATGTAAAAGTAAATCTCATTGTTCTTTCGACTCGGCACTTAGGGAATTTCcaaatgaattattattaccagcATTAAATTTCTGTTGTTCTATTATGCCAGAATGGGATGATAAGGAAATAGAAGATCAATTTTATGATATCATTGTTTCTAAATGTTTAGGAAACTGGTGTATGTTTATCAGTAATGATGATGAGTTGAAGAAGCAAATTTATGCATACAAAACTGCAATTGTAGATACATGTGaagttttaaataattgTCTTTTACATATTGAGCGTATTCATTCGAATGTGTATCCTAGTATTTATAGTAAAGCAAATATTGATTTGGTAGTAGTAGGTGATAAGGGGCAGATTGGTAACAGGAATATATCAAATGAAGAGGGGAATTACGGGAAAgctgaaaattataatagtaatagtaatattaacaGTGGTAATacttataaatgtaataataatgaggaGGATGATGGTATTagtagttatatattttatgactACAATCCACCAAATGAATGTTTGTTGAATTACTTTGCCACTAATCAGAACGCATGGTATGAATATAAAGTACTACTAGAAAAGTtagaaataaatacattaagATGtgagatatatatatgtgtgttaGGTGATCTTTTAATGACTCATcctaatttatataatgatgaactaataatatatgctgttgaaaatatatggaaTTATCTAATGGGTACAATAAATACAAGTAAATACATCCAATCAATATGTTTAAGagttttttgtaaattattgCTGACTGAATATTTAGGAAATTATATCTACAAACTGTCtaatgaagaaatatataaattaatgaagATTTCATCAAACAGATTAAGGGCTTTATTTGAAATGTGCTTTCTAATTTCACCATCAACATATAATTGTGTTCAagattttaagaaaattagCACATGCActattacaaatattaattCCCAtgacaaattatttttattctctgTCTTTTCTATGTATCCTTCTATGAGTGAAACGAACTTACTAGTCTTTCATTATACTCTTGAAGAAGTAATTTTGAAAACGTGTGAAGgggttttaaaatataaactcaAAACCATTAATTTTACGAATATCTTAACATTTATGATTTTCACTATATTACATAAGGCAAATATTCAATTCTTAGTCGCTAATTTTGTAAAGTATATTAAGTGGAtccttttaattataatagaaaaaggAGTAGCTCTAACAAACAAGTCTAAGATTATAGAgcttgtttttaaaattattcaaatatatctttttcatgATTTGAacgatttaaaaaattttgaaaaaaacaaatccTACGAAAATaaggatataaaaaaaagagggaggaagaaaaaaacaaacacagaagatatacaaaatgataaaaaggaACAAATAGATAGAGAAATAGAAAAGGAGTATGAAAAGgaatttgaaaaagaaatggaaaagttccaaaataataaagaagaagGTGAACATAAAACTTTTACCATATTTCTTAAGAGCATACTTACCAATGTAAATACAACCATTAAAGATTTGAAAATATTCTACGtcttaataaatttttctatgCATTCTCCTGATATCATTAAgtcaaaaaatgaaataagatACTGTGAAATGATTAAAGAATGTATAgacaaaaaaattgaagaaattAAAAGTTACTTTATTAAAAAGGGGTATATCGTGAGAAACGGAAACGAGGGGGAGATCCAGGGTAAAGAAGacgaaaatggaaaaaaaaaggaaaatgaaaatgatatcgaaaatgaaaaacaaacTCAAAGCAGTAGTCGTACAAATGGAGGGAATTTGCTCAATGTAAAGGAGATAGAGGAATTAAAGGAGGAATATATCTACGAGGAAATCATCGAGGATTACGCTAATTATATCGGAACACTACCTTCCAGGAGCTTTTCGTATCCTTTAATTCCGAGGGGTATAGATAATGAAGGGGAGATGACCAAGCAAGAGATCCTCGACCAGATAAACTGTAACAGTATTAGcaatattaacaatattgACAGAGTTAACAATATTGACAGAGTTAACAATAGTGACAGAGTTAACAATATTGACAGAGTTAACAATATTGACAGAGTTAATACTGACAGAGTTAATACTGACAGAGTTAACAATATTGACAGAGTTAACAATATTGACAGAGTTAACAATATTGACagtattaacaataataataattgtaactATGCAAGCTTGCGCGCTAGTGAGGTTAGTGTAGGCTTGCAACGGGGTGAAGCTAATACAGACTTGTGGCGGAATGGCGGCAGTGCAAACTACAAGGGACTCGTTAAAAATACAGCTAGACGGAGTAACGAAAGTGATGGCTATAATAATGCACAGGTTAAAAACATACTGGAAGAATTTGCTGATGCCAATGATAGTCTACTCGATATTAGCCGTAATAGTTGTATGGACAGagatgaaaattatattaataaaaataagacaCATATTAAATCGATTCCCAATGATAATAGTGTTATGAATAATAACCATGCGCTTAACTTTACTACAAGAAATAGCGATGAAACGGTGTTATATCACGATAAAGATTATTCCACATATGTAGGTGATAGTGGGGAACATATCAAAAATgcggaaaagaaaaatgatcATCATGACTATGTTAATACTACtactaataataacaatactGATATCAAACATATGTTAgagaaattaaatataaccTCAAGTGAAGACAGCCCAGAAAATGAGCCTTCTTCATCTAGTCTAAATGATTATGAAAGTGCAAAAAATTACGCAGATCTCAATGATGACAATAGCAGTTGTAGCAGTTTCAATAGTAATGACTCAACCGCCATGGCATTTAAGAGATTGAACAAGTTGAAAAGGACAAGCTACACAAATGTCGTTTCGAAGTAG